One Brassica napus cultivar Da-Ae chromosome C4, Da-Ae, whole genome shotgun sequence genomic region harbors:
- the LOC111211983 gene encoding serine/threonine-protein phosphatase 5 isoform X1, which produces METKNENSDVSRAEEMKNQANEAFKGHKFSNAIDLYTKAIELNGNNAVYWANRAFAHTKLEEYGSAIQDASKAIEIDPKYSKGYYRRGAAYLAMGKFKDALKDFQQVKRICPNDPDAARKLKECEKAVMKMKFEEAISAPVSERRSVAESIDYHTIGNKPRSSSFLPTKTALAAVVAAVMVVAVRGFATTEILMVLVSVVLGTYWWGSFSGSGKVEPQYSGARIEGEEVTLEFVKQMMEDFKNQKTLHKRYAYQIVLKTRQILQALPSLVDISVPNGKHFTVCGDVHGQFYDLLNIFELNGLPSEENPYLFNGDFVDRGSFSVEIILTLFAFKCMSPSSIYLARGNHESKSMNKIYGFEGEVRSKLSEKFVDLFAEVFCYLPLAHVINEKIFVVHGGLFSVDGVKLSDIRAIDRFCEPPEEGLMCELLWSDPQPLPGRGPSKRGVGLSFGGDVTKRFLEDNNLDLVVRSHEVKDEGYEVDHDGKLITVFSAPNYCDQMGNKGAFIRFEAPDMKPNIVTFSAVPHPDVKPMAYANNFMRMFN; this is translated from the exons ATGGAGACTAAGAATGAGAACTCTGATGTTTCACGGGCCGAGGAGATGAAGAATCAGGCCAATGAAGCTTTTAAAG GTCACAAGTTCTCCAATGCTATTGATCTGTATACAAAAGCTATAGAACTCAATGGGAACAACGCTGTGTATTGGGCAAACCGTGCGTTTGCTCACACAAAGCTGGAGGAATATGGAAGTGCGATACAGGATGCATCAAAGGCCATTGAAATTGATCCAAAATACTCCAAG GGCTATTACAGACGTGGTGCTGCGTATCTAGCCATGGGAAAATTCAAGGATGCCTTAAAGGACTTCCAACAG gtgaaaaggatttgtcctaaTGACCCTGACGCTGCAAGAAAGCTAAAAGAATGTGAGAAAGCAGTGATGAAAATGAAATTTGAAGAAGCAATCTCTGCACCTGTCTCCGAAAGGCGCTCCGTCGCTGAGTCCATTGACTACCACACAATAG GGAACAAACCCAGATCATCATCATTCTTGCCCACCAAAACGGCTTTAGCAGCAGTTGTTGCAGCAGTGATGGTGGTGGCTGTCCGAGGATTTGCCACAACTGAGATACTCATGGTGTTGGTTTCGGTGGTATTAGGGACATATTGGTGGGGTAGCTTCAGTGGTAGTGGTA AGGTTGAGCCGCAGTACTCTGGTGCTAGAATTGAAGGAGAGGAAGTTACGTTGGAGTTTGTGAAGCAGATGATGGAGGACTTCAAGAACCAAAAAACATTACATAAAAG GTATGCTTACCAGATTGTCTTAAAGACAAGGCAAATCTTGCAAGCACTGCCTTCTCTGGTTGATATCAGTGTACCTAACGGCAAGCATTTCACAGTCTGCGGTGATGTTCATGGTCAG TTTTATGATCTTCTGAATATATTTGAGCTCAACGGCCTCCCTTCTGAGGAGAATCCCTACTTGTTTAATGGTGATTTTGTGGATAGAGGATCCTTCTCAGTTGAGATTATCCTCACTCTCTTTGCATTCAAATGCATGTCTCCCTCAT CCATATATCTAGCGAGGGGGAACCATGAGAGCAAGAGCATGAACAAAATCTATGGCTTTGAGGGTGAGGTTCGGTCCAAGCTGAGTGAAAAATTCGTGGATCTCTTTGCCGAAGTGTTCTGTTATCTACCGTTGGCTCATGTTATAAACGAGAAGATATTTGTGGTCCATGGAGGCCTCTTCAGTGTTGATGGCGTGAAGCTCTCAGACATCAGAGCCATTGACCGATTCTGTGAGCCACCAGAGGAAG GATTGATGTGTGAGCTGTTGTGGAGTGATCCTCAACCACTCCCTGGAAGAGGCCCAAGCAAGAGAGGAGTTGGTTTGTCGTTTGGTGGTGATGTAACGAAGAGGTTTTTGGAAGACAACAATCTAG ATTTGGTGGTAAGGTCACATGAAGTAAAGGATGAAGGATACGAGGTTGATCATGATGGTAAGCTCATCACTGTCTTCTCTGCGCCAAACTACTGTGACCAG ATGGGTAACAAGGGAGCATTCATTCGATTTGAAGCTCCAGATATGAAGCCAAACATTGTTACATTCTCAGCAGTG CCTCACCCGGATGTGAAGCCAATGGCATATGCAAACAATTTTATGAGGATGTTCAACTAA
- the LOC111211983 gene encoding serine/threonine-protein phosphatase 5 isoform X2 — protein METKNENSDVSRAEEMKNQANEAFKGHKFSNAIDLYTKAIELNGNNAVYWANRAFAHTKLEEYGSAIQDASKAIEIDPKYSKGYYRRGAAYLAMGKFKDALKDFQQVKRICPNDPDAARKLKECEKAVMKMKFEEAISAPVSERRSVAESIDYHTIGNKPRSSSFLPTKTALAAVVAAVMVVAVRGFATTEILMVLVSVVLGTYWWGSFSGSEVEPQYSGARIEGEEVTLEFVKQMMEDFKNQKTLHKRYAYQIVLKTRQILQALPSLVDISVPNGKHFTVCGDVHGQFYDLLNIFELNGLPSEENPYLFNGDFVDRGSFSVEIILTLFAFKCMSPSSIYLARGNHESKSMNKIYGFEGEVRSKLSEKFVDLFAEVFCYLPLAHVINEKIFVVHGGLFSVDGVKLSDIRAIDRFCEPPEEGLMCELLWSDPQPLPGRGPSKRGVGLSFGGDVTKRFLEDNNLDLVVRSHEVKDEGYEVDHDGKLITVFSAPNYCDQMGNKGAFIRFEAPDMKPNIVTFSAVPHPDVKPMAYANNFMRMFN, from the exons ATGGAGACTAAGAATGAGAACTCTGATGTTTCACGGGCCGAGGAGATGAAGAATCAGGCCAATGAAGCTTTTAAAG GTCACAAGTTCTCCAATGCTATTGATCTGTATACAAAAGCTATAGAACTCAATGGGAACAACGCTGTGTATTGGGCAAACCGTGCGTTTGCTCACACAAAGCTGGAGGAATATGGAAGTGCGATACAGGATGCATCAAAGGCCATTGAAATTGATCCAAAATACTCCAAG GGCTATTACAGACGTGGTGCTGCGTATCTAGCCATGGGAAAATTCAAGGATGCCTTAAAGGACTTCCAACAG gtgaaaaggatttgtcctaaTGACCCTGACGCTGCAAGAAAGCTAAAAGAATGTGAGAAAGCAGTGATGAAAATGAAATTTGAAGAAGCAATCTCTGCACCTGTCTCCGAAAGGCGCTCCGTCGCTGAGTCCATTGACTACCACACAATAG GGAACAAACCCAGATCATCATCATTCTTGCCCACCAAAACGGCTTTAGCAGCAGTTGTTGCAGCAGTGATGGTGGTGGCTGTCCGAGGATTTGCCACAACTGAGATACTCATGGTGTTGGTTTCGGTGGTATTAGGGACATATTGGTGGGGTAGCTTCAGTGGTAGTG AGGTTGAGCCGCAGTACTCTGGTGCTAGAATTGAAGGAGAGGAAGTTACGTTGGAGTTTGTGAAGCAGATGATGGAGGACTTCAAGAACCAAAAAACATTACATAAAAG GTATGCTTACCAGATTGTCTTAAAGACAAGGCAAATCTTGCAAGCACTGCCTTCTCTGGTTGATATCAGTGTACCTAACGGCAAGCATTTCACAGTCTGCGGTGATGTTCATGGTCAG TTTTATGATCTTCTGAATATATTTGAGCTCAACGGCCTCCCTTCTGAGGAGAATCCCTACTTGTTTAATGGTGATTTTGTGGATAGAGGATCCTTCTCAGTTGAGATTATCCTCACTCTCTTTGCATTCAAATGCATGTCTCCCTCAT CCATATATCTAGCGAGGGGGAACCATGAGAGCAAGAGCATGAACAAAATCTATGGCTTTGAGGGTGAGGTTCGGTCCAAGCTGAGTGAAAAATTCGTGGATCTCTTTGCCGAAGTGTTCTGTTATCTACCGTTGGCTCATGTTATAAACGAGAAGATATTTGTGGTCCATGGAGGCCTCTTCAGTGTTGATGGCGTGAAGCTCTCAGACATCAGAGCCATTGACCGATTCTGTGAGCCACCAGAGGAAG GATTGATGTGTGAGCTGTTGTGGAGTGATCCTCAACCACTCCCTGGAAGAGGCCCAAGCAAGAGAGGAGTTGGTTTGTCGTTTGGTGGTGATGTAACGAAGAGGTTTTTGGAAGACAACAATCTAG ATTTGGTGGTAAGGTCACATGAAGTAAAGGATGAAGGATACGAGGTTGATCATGATGGTAAGCTCATCACTGTCTTCTCTGCGCCAAACTACTGTGACCAG ATGGGTAACAAGGGAGCATTCATTCGATTTGAAGCTCCAGATATGAAGCCAAACATTGTTACATTCTCAGCAGTG CCTCACCCGGATGTGAAGCCAATGGCATATGCAAACAATTTTATGAGGATGTTCAACTAA
- the LOC111211983 gene encoding serine/threonine-protein phosphatase 5 isoform X3 codes for METKNENSDVSRAEEMKNQANEAFKGHKFSNAIDLYTKAIELNGNNAVYWANRAFAHTKLEEYGSAIQDASKAIEIDPKYSKGYYRRGAAYLAMGKFKDALKDFQQVKRICPNDPDAARKLKECEKAVMKMKFEEAISAPVSERRSVAESIDYHTIEVEPQYSGARIEGEEVTLEFVKQMMEDFKNQKTLHKRYAYQIVLKTRQILQALPSLVDISVPNGKHFTVCGDVHGQFYDLLNIFELNGLPSEENPYLFNGDFVDRGSFSVEIILTLFAFKCMSPSSIYLARGNHESKSMNKIYGFEGEVRSKLSEKFVDLFAEVFCYLPLAHVINEKIFVVHGGLFSVDGVKLSDIRAIDRFCEPPEEGLMCELLWSDPQPLPGRGPSKRGVGLSFGGDVTKRFLEDNNLDLVVRSHEVKDEGYEVDHDGKLITVFSAPNYCDQMGNKGAFIRFEAPDMKPNIVTFSAVPHPDVKPMAYANNFMRMFN; via the exons ATGGAGACTAAGAATGAGAACTCTGATGTTTCACGGGCCGAGGAGATGAAGAATCAGGCCAATGAAGCTTTTAAAG GTCACAAGTTCTCCAATGCTATTGATCTGTATACAAAAGCTATAGAACTCAATGGGAACAACGCTGTGTATTGGGCAAACCGTGCGTTTGCTCACACAAAGCTGGAGGAATATGGAAGTGCGATACAGGATGCATCAAAGGCCATTGAAATTGATCCAAAATACTCCAAG GGCTATTACAGACGTGGTGCTGCGTATCTAGCCATGGGAAAATTCAAGGATGCCTTAAAGGACTTCCAACAG gtgaaaaggatttgtcctaaTGACCCTGACGCTGCAAGAAAGCTAAAAGAATGTGAGAAAGCAGTGATGAAAATGAAATTTGAAGAAGCAATCTCTGCACCTGTCTCCGAAAGGCGCTCCGTCGCTGAGTCCATTGACTACCACACAATAG AGGTTGAGCCGCAGTACTCTGGTGCTAGAATTGAAGGAGAGGAAGTTACGTTGGAGTTTGTGAAGCAGATGATGGAGGACTTCAAGAACCAAAAAACATTACATAAAAG GTATGCTTACCAGATTGTCTTAAAGACAAGGCAAATCTTGCAAGCACTGCCTTCTCTGGTTGATATCAGTGTACCTAACGGCAAGCATTTCACAGTCTGCGGTGATGTTCATGGTCAG TTTTATGATCTTCTGAATATATTTGAGCTCAACGGCCTCCCTTCTGAGGAGAATCCCTACTTGTTTAATGGTGATTTTGTGGATAGAGGATCCTTCTCAGTTGAGATTATCCTCACTCTCTTTGCATTCAAATGCATGTCTCCCTCAT CCATATATCTAGCGAGGGGGAACCATGAGAGCAAGAGCATGAACAAAATCTATGGCTTTGAGGGTGAGGTTCGGTCCAAGCTGAGTGAAAAATTCGTGGATCTCTTTGCCGAAGTGTTCTGTTATCTACCGTTGGCTCATGTTATAAACGAGAAGATATTTGTGGTCCATGGAGGCCTCTTCAGTGTTGATGGCGTGAAGCTCTCAGACATCAGAGCCATTGACCGATTCTGTGAGCCACCAGAGGAAG GATTGATGTGTGAGCTGTTGTGGAGTGATCCTCAACCACTCCCTGGAAGAGGCCCAAGCAAGAGAGGAGTTGGTTTGTCGTTTGGTGGTGATGTAACGAAGAGGTTTTTGGAAGACAACAATCTAG ATTTGGTGGTAAGGTCACATGAAGTAAAGGATGAAGGATACGAGGTTGATCATGATGGTAAGCTCATCACTGTCTTCTCTGCGCCAAACTACTGTGACCAG ATGGGTAACAAGGGAGCATTCATTCGATTTGAAGCTCCAGATATGAAGCCAAACATTGTTACATTCTCAGCAGTG CCTCACCCGGATGTGAAGCCAATGGCATATGCAAACAATTTTATGAGGATGTTCAACTAA